The following DNA comes from Pyxidicoccus trucidator.
TGTCGGGACGGCGCTCAGGCGTCCTCGCCCAGCAGGAACGGCAGCAATTCCTCGGCGCGCCCCAGCACCTCCTGGTCGAAGTCCGGGTGGCGGGGCTGCATGGGCGTGAGGTTGAGCAGCACCGTCCAGGCTCCTGCGTACTTCGCTCCACGGACGAAGTTCGAGGCGGGCGCCACCGTGCCGGACGTTCCCACCGCCAGGAAGAGGTCGCACTCGCGCAGGGCCTTCTTGGCGGCCCACTCCGCGTCCACCGGAAGCGGCTCGTTGAACAGGGTGATGTCCGGACGGAGGGGCTGTCCGCACCGCTCGCACGGCGTTGCCCGCACGTGCTCGGTGGAGTCCTCGAAAGGGGGCAGCCCACACTCCGGGTTGCCACAGCGGGTGCGCAGCAGCGAGCCGTGCAGCTCGACGACGTCCCGGCTGCCTGCCCGGGTGTGCAGCCCATCCACGTTCTGCGTCACCAGGGTGAAGGCGCGTCCCGGCACCGGCCGGGCCTGCCACTCCGCCAGCGCCAGGTGGGCCGCATTGGGAGCCGCGACCTGGAGGTGCCTGCGCAGCGGACCGAACAGGCTCCAGACCCGGGACGGCTCACGGGCCATCATGGCCGCGTCGGGAACCTCCTCCAGCTCTGGCCGGGTCCACAGCCCACCGGGGCCGCGGTAGGTGGGCAGCCCGGAGGCGACGGAGATGCCCGCGCCGGTGAGGACCACGACGTGGCGCCATGCGGTCGCCCTCAGCCGGTCGCGCAGCCGCCGCAGCTCCTCATCGCTCGTGAAGGCATCCGCCATGCGTGGACTCTACGCCGGCACGGAGCGGGAAGCAGTCACGCGAGCCGGACGACGACCTTGCCGACCAGGCCGCCCTTCTCCGCGACCTCGAAGGCGCGCCGGTACTCGGAGAGCGCGAACACGCGGGTGGGGCCAGGACGCAGCTCCCCTGCGTCGACCTTCCGGCCCAGGGCCTCGAGGGCGGCGGTGGGCGATTGGACGATGACGAAGCGGTGCTGCTGGGAGCGGAACGGGTTCTGGAGGGTGGCGCCGATGAGCTTCGCGGGGCCCGGCTCGAGGTCGACGTAGACGCCCCGGGGCTTCAGGAGGACCCGCGCCTCGCTGAAGGGGAGTCGCGTGGAGAGCTCGAGCACCGAGTCGAAGGTCCTTCCCGACTCCGTGATGGCTTCGCGCTTGTAGTCGACGACGGTGTCCGCGCCGAGCTCGCGCGCCAGTGCCACGCCGTCGGTGCCGCTGACCGCGGTGACCTGGGCACCGGCCCGTTTGGCGAGCTGGAGGGCATACGGCCCCAGCCCTCCGCTGGCGCCGTTGATGAGCACGTGGTCGCCCGCTTTGATGCGGGCGGCCTGCACGGCGGCCTGGGCCGCGAGCCCGACGACGGCGATGGCAGCGGCCCCCTCGAAGTCGAGCGACTTCGGCTTCTTCGCGACGACTCGCGCGGGAACGGAGATGCGCTCGGAGAGGTACCCCACCTTCAAGGAGCCAGGGCCGCCGAAGACCGCATCACCGACCTGGAAGCCCTGCACGCCCTCGCCCACCTGCTCCACCACGCCTGCGAAATCGAGGCCCGGCGTCTTGGGGAACTTCGTGCCACTGAGCAGGCGGGCGTCACCACGCCGAATCTTGCTGTCGAGCGGATTGATGGACACGGCGTGCACGCGCACGACGAGGTGTCCACTGCGAGGGGACGTCGGGGCGGCATCCGACAGCGTCAGGACGTCGGGGCTTCCAAAGCGGGAGTAGGTGACTGTTTGCATGAGCCAATGAATAGGCTCGCGAAGTAATTCACGGAACTTGATGTTGGACAGCGCTAGGCTTCACGCCATGAATGTCTCCGCATTCGACCTGAACCACGCGCGCGCACTGCACTTCCTGCTCGAAGAGGCCCATGTCGCCCGGGCCGCGCGGAGGCTGGGAATCACCCCCGCGGCGGCGAGCAATGCGCTGCGGCGCCTGCGGAGCGACTTCGATGACGCGCTCCTGGTCCGGACGGGACGCACGCTGGTGAGGACTCCGCTGGGGGAGCAATTGCGAGGTCCCGCGAGAGAGGTGCTGGCCGCGGCGGGGCGCCTCTTCGACGTGAGCGCGCCCTTCGAGCCCGGCACCTACGACGGCGAGCTCGTGCTCACCACGTCAGACCGGGTGGCCGAAGCGCTCCTTCCGGCGCTCGATGGACTGCTGACCGCGCGAGCCCCGCGAGCCAGTCTGGCGGTACGCACGGTGACGGTCGACGTGGCCAGCTTCCTGAGAGACAGGGGTGGCCTGGCCGTCGTGCCCGACACCACCCGGGAGCGAGGCCTCTCGACGGAGAAGCTGTTCCTGGAGGACTTCGTCTGCGTGCTCCGCAAGGAGCATCCGCTGCTGAAGGGCGCATGGACGCTGCGGCGCTTCGCGGCCGCGGAGCACATCCTCGTCACCCCCCTGGCGCAGTCTCGCCGTGGGGCCGTGGATGACGTGCTCGAAGCGCAGGGGCTGTCGCGGCGGATAACGCGGGTGGTGACGTCGTTCGCGCTGGCGACGCCCCTGCTCGTCTCCTCCGACCGCATCACGGTCCTGCCGCGCAGCTTCGCGCTGGCTCGGACCCGGGATGTGGAGGTAGTCGTTCGGACGCTCCCCTTCGAGCTGTCCCCCATCGTGATGGAGATGGCGTGGCACCCGGGGCACGAGGGGGACACGAAGCACCTCTGGTTCCGAGGCCTCCTCCGGGACGCCGTGCGTGCCGCGGGGCTTCAGACTCCGAAGTGAGCTGCCGCGCCCTGACTAGATGCGGCCTTCCCGGACGAGCGCCCGGGTCTGCGCGAGGGTCGACAGCAGTGCCCGCTTGTAGCCGCGCTCCTCGCTGTCCATGGCGGCCTGCTCGTTCCGCTCCTGCTCGCTCCCCGGCTCCCCGTTCCTCAGCCCCACCAGGCAGTAGAACTTCAGGTGCAGCGAGCCATCGGCACCTTCGAGCACCTGGTTGACGATGACGCCCTCGCGCGGCCCCTTGACCTGGTGGAAGGACACCTTGCTCTGGGGCTCGAAGGTGATGAGCTCCGACACGTCGGCGCCCATGATGGTGGCCTCACGGAGGATGAACTCCTCACCGTCGACAACCACGTCACACCTCGTGCAGGCGCCAGGCGGCAGGAACAGCCTCGCGTCACGCGCCTTGAGGACAAGGCCCTTCCAGAGCTGCGCGCGGGTGAGCGGGAGCTCGCCTTCGGGGTTCACGGGCACGGTCGCGGTTGAATAGATCATGTCGCGGGTCCTCTTCCGGGGTTCGGGTACGGGCAATGAATAGGCCCACCCTGTCATTCACGGAAGTTGATGTTGGAAAGGGACGATGCTTCAGGATGTGAAGGCCTTGGCGTTCGACTTTGGACCCTGGCCTTCCATGCGCTGCCCGGCGCGCGGCACCCACCCTGGATTTTCTGCATCATCTGCCGCCACGCCGGCTCATCTCCCTTGCCTATGAAAAACCCCACCACCGTCACCTCAAGCCCGCGGAGCAGCCGCCGCGTCTTCACGCTCCTCGGAGCCCTCTTCACCAGCTCCATGCTCATGGCCCAGCCCGGCTGCGGCGATGAGGAGCCCCAGCCCCAGCCAGAGCCCCAGGAGCCGATTCGCGTCCAGGTCCTGGCCTTCAACGACTTTCACGGCAACCTGGAGGCCCCGTCGGGCAGCACCGGCCGCATCCGCGTGCCCGCCGCCGATGGTGGCACCGGCGTGGATGTGAACGCCGGTGGCGCGGCCTACCTGGCCCACCACATCCAGGCGCTGCGGCAGGAGAACCCCCAGAACACAGTGGTCGTCTCGGCGGGAGACCTCATCGGCGCCTCGCCGCTGGCCTCCGGCATCTTCCACGACGAGCCCACCATCGAAGTGATGAACCTGATGGGGCTGGACATCAACTCCGTGGGCAACCACGAGTTCGACGAGGGCTTCACCGAGCTGCTGCGCATGCAGACCGGCGGCTGCCACCCGGTGGACGGGTGCCAGGCGGGTCCGACGTTCCCCGGCGCGAGCTTCAAGTTCCTCTCGGCCAACGTGTTCACCGACGTGGCCACCCGGAAGACGCTGTTCCCGGCCTACAACCTCCGCGAGTTCCAGGGGGTGAAGGTCGCCTTCATCGGGATGACGCTGGAGGGCACCCCGCTCATCGTCAACCCCACGGGCGTGTCGGGGCTCACCTTCCAGGACGAGGCGGACACGGTCAACGCCCTCGTCCCCGAGCTGAAGCAGCAGGGCGTGGAGGCCATCGTGGTGGTCATCCACGAGGGTGGCCTGCCGACGGGCTCCTTCGATGAGTGCCCCGGCATCTCCGGGCCCATCAAGGACCTGGTCGAGCGGTTCGACGACGAGGTGGATGTGGTCGCCTCCGGCCACACCCACCAGGCGTACAACTGCATCATCGACGGCAAGCGCGTCACCAGCGCGGCCAGCAACGGGCGCCTGCTCACCGACATCGACCTGGTGCTGGACCCGACCACGCGTGACGTGGTGGAGACGGCCGCTCGCAACGTCATCGTCACGCGGGACACCGCGCATGCCCCGGTGGCGGCCTTCGTGCAGGACGTCATCGGCAAGGTCGCGCCCCTTCGGGACAGGGTCATCGGCCAGACGGCGAGCGGGCTGGCAGCTCCCGTGCGGCCCCTCCCGGCGGGTACCTCGGGGGAGTCCACGCTCGGCAACGCCGTGGCGGATGGGATGCTCGCGGCCACGCGCAGCGAGCAGACCGGCGGGGCCGTCATCGCCATGCAGAACCCGGGCGGCGTGCGCGCGGACATCAACGCGGGGGACATCACCTTCGGTGAGGTCTTCGCCGTCCAGCCCTTCGCCAACAACATGGTGACGTTGACGCTCACCGGCGCGCAGCTTGACACGCTGCTGGAGCAGATGTTCCAGCCGGGAGGTACCTCCATCCTCCAGGTGTCGCAGGGCTTCGCCTTCAGCTGGAGCGCGTCGGCGCCGAGGGGAAGCAAGGTGGACCCGGCGTCCATCACCCTCAACGGCGAGCCCCTCAACCCGGCGGCGAACTACCGCGTCACCGTGAACAACTTCATGGCCGGCGGCGGTGACGGCCTCGCGGTGCTCCTCGAGGGGAAGGACCCGCGCACGGGCCCCATCGACACCGACGTGCTCGAGGCCTACACGCGCGCCAACAACCCGCTGACTACACCGCAGCTGGGCCGCGTCACGCTCCTTCCGTAACGCGAGGCGGGGAGGGGCCTTGCACGGTGGAGGTCCCTCCCTACCGACACAGCGTGGAGAGCAGCGGCCATGGGGCTGACAGGGCAGCTCTCACAGGGGGAAACCCGGTGGGGCCAGTCAGACCAGGAATATCGAAACGGGACGGGTACCAGGAGCCAACATGGGGGGGATTCGTGGGTGGATGCTGGGGGTGATGCTGTGCTGTGCGGCGGAAGCGGCGGGCGGGGAGAAGCCGTCAGAAGCGTGGTCGAGAGAGGCGCAGACAGCCTTCAACGAGGCGAGCACGCTCTGGGATGCGGGCAGGTACGACGAGGCCATTGCAAGGGGAGAGCATGCGCTGGCGCTGCGGGAGGCTGTGCTCGGGGGGGCCCATCCAGACGTCGCCAGGTGCCTGGCACTACTCGGTTCTCATCACCTGCTGCGGGGGAACTCCGTGCGAGCCGAGCCGCTGCTGCACCGCGCGCTGGCGATCCAGGAAGCAGCAATGGGGAAGGTCCACCCGGAGGTCGCCCAAACGCTCAATACCCTCGCCAGGCTCTACTCGGCCCAGTGGCTGTCCGCCCGTGCTGAGCCACTCTACCTGCGTGCACTGGCGATTCGGGAGGCTGCCTTCGGCAAGAACCATCCACTCGTCGCCGAGTCACTCAACCACCTCGCCAACCTCTACCTGGACCAGGATTTGTATGCTCAGGCCGAGCCGCTTTATGCACGCGCGCTGGCGATTCGGGAAGCGGCCCTGGGCAGGGTCCACCCGGAGGTTGCTCAAACGCTCTACGATTTCGCCTGCTTCTACCTTGCACAGGGGCGGTTCGGCCAAGCCGAGTCGCTCTATAAGCGCGCGCTGGCGATTCGGGAAGCGGCCCTGGGAAAGAGTCACCCCCTCGTTGCCGATCCGCTTGAGTGGCTTGCCTCCCTCTACGAGCAACAAGGGCTGTACGCGCGTGCCAGGCCGTACCATGAGCGCGCGCTGGCGATTCGGAAGGCGGCCCTCGGTGACCACCCTCCCGATGCCGCCGACACGCTCAACAAGCTCGCCGACCTCTACTTGTCCCGGCGGTTATACGCTCGTGCCGAGCCGCTCTACGCGCGCGCGCTGGCGATTCGGGAAGCGGCCCTGGGCAAGAGCCATCCCCTGGTCGCCGCGTCACTCTACAACCTCGCGGCCGTCTACCACGCCCAGGGGTTGTACGGTCAGGCTGAGCCGCTCCACGAGCGCGCGCTGGCAATTCTGGAAGCGGCCCACGGCAAGGACCATCCCGATGTCACCTACTCACTCGTCTCTCTTGGCCGCCTCTACATGGTCCAAGGCTTGTTCACTCGCGCAGAGCCACTCTTCACGCGTGCGCTGGTAATTCGGGAGGCGGCCTTCGGTGAGAACCATCCACTCCTCATCGAGCCGCTCAACCACCTCGCCGACCTCTACGCGGCCCAGGGATTGTATGGTCTGGCTGAGCCGCTCTACGCACGCGCGATGACGATTGTGGAGGCGGTCCTCGGCAAGAACCATCCTTTCATTGCCCCGTCACTCAGGGGGCTTGCCCTCCTCTACACGGCCCAGAGGTTGTACCGCCAAGCCGAGCCACTCCATATGCGTGCGCTGGTGGTTTATGAGGCGGCCTTCGGCAAGAACCATCCCCCCATCGCTGAGTCGCTCAACAGCCTCGCCGACCTCTACTCGGTCCAGGGCTTGCACGGCCGGGCCAGGCCGCTCTACGAGCGCGCGCTCGCCATTCAGGAGGCGACTCGCGGCAAGAACCATCCTAGCGCCGCGAAAACGCTCAACCACCTTGCCGTGGTCTGTCTGGCTCAGCACCGCCTCGCCCAAGCCCTGCCGCTGCTCACGCGCGCTTTCGCCATCTCCGAGCAGCGCCTGCGCCAGGAGGCACTCGGCTTCTCCGAGGAGCACCTGGCCCACTTCCTCCAGTTCCTGCGCGCCGACGAGGAGCGGCTCTATGCGCTGCTGCGCGCCCATCCAGACAACGCCCGCGTCAGACGCCTGGCCCTGGGCGCCGCCTTCCTGCTCAAGGGCCGCTCTGTCGAGGAGAGCTCCAACATCTCCCGCACCGTCTACCGGAGCCTGGGTGCGCAAGATAGAGACGCCTTCGAGCGACTGAAGGGGCTGCGCACCGAGCTGGCCCAGCTGTCACTCCAAGGCCCCGGCGCGCTTCCACCCAAGGCCTACCAACAGCGCCTCGATGAGCTCTCCGCGCAGGGCAGTGCCCTCGAAGCCGACCTGGCCCGGCGCTCCGCCCCCTTGCGCGCGCTGGCCGCGCTGCCGCCTCCCGCGGAGATTGTCGACCGTGTCGCCGCGGCCCTGCGCAGGGACGGTGCCCTCATCGAGCTCATCGCGTACATGGACCGCCCGCTCGTGCCCGGGCCTGGCACGCCCAAGCCCCAGTCCTCCGGACACCTGCGCTACCTGGCGCTGGTGCTCTTCCCGGACGCAACCATCCGCTTCCGGGACCTGGGGCCCGCCGAGCCCATCGACCTCGCCGCCTCGCGCCTGCGTGACGCGCTCGCCAATCGCGACGCAACCTTCCAGGCACCCGCCCAGGCCCTCTACCAGCTCGTCTTCCAGCCCCTGCTTCCGCTGCTGGGAGAGACCCGCCGCCTCTTCCTCTCACCGGATGGCCAGCTCGCCCTGGTGCCCTTCGCCGCCCTGCACGATGGCCACCAGTTCCTCGTCGACGCCTTCGACTTCACCTACGTCCCCTCCGGCAAGGACCTGCTGCTGGCCCCCCAGGAAGCGCATCCCCCTGACTCCGTGGTCGTCCTCGCCGACCCGGACTTCAGCGCCCCGCTTCGAGCACCTGCTCACGCCCAGGAGGACACTCCGGCGCTGACCTCGCGCTCCGCCTCCGCCGTGCGCTCCAGGTCCACGCTGCGCGCGGACCTGGCACAACGGGCCTGGGACCTCGCTCCACTGCCCGGAAGCCGCCAGGAGGCCGAGGCCATCCAGCGGCTGCTTCCGCGGGCCCAGCTGTTCCTGGGCGCCGAGGCCACCAAGGAGCGGCTCCTGCGGGTGCCCACCCCCGGCATCCTCCATCTGGCCACCCATGGCTTCTTCCTGGAGGACGCGCCCGAGGCTCCGGCCTCCCGCGCGGTGGTTGACTTCGGTGCGCTGGGAGAGGGCCCTCTCGCGACGTCGGCCGCTGACCCCCTGCTGCGCTCGGGCATTGTCCTCGCGGGCGCGCGAGCCCCGGCGCCCTCCGGTTCCAGTGCCCCGCAGCTCCCGCCTGAGAGCGCGCTGGTGACGGCACTGGAGCTGGCGGGGCTCAACCTGTGGGGCACCCAGCTGGTGGTGCTCTCGGCGTGTGACACGGGGCGAGGGGACGTGAAGCTGGGGCAGGGCGTGTACGGGCTGCACCGGTCATTCCTCGTGGCGGGAGCGGAGACGGTGGTGATGAGCCTGTGGAAGGTGAACGACGAGACGACCCGCGAGCTGATGGAGATCTACTATTCCAACCTGTTGGCGGGGCAGGGCCGCGCCACGGCGCTACGCGAGGCGATGCGCGAGTTGCGGCAGACGCAGCCGCATCCCCACTACTGGGCGCCCTTCATCGCAATGGGCCGGGATACGCCCCTGCGCCTGCCCTGAATGCTCCCGTGAATGACGACGCTTCACCCATCCAGCACCGAGGACTCCCTCTTGAGAAGAACATCCACTCCCCTGCTGCTGGCGCTCGCGCTGTTCGCCGGCTGCACCGCCACCGCTCCCGACACCGGCTCCTTCCAGCTCGCCGTCTCCGTCCCCCAGGCGCTCTCCTCCTCTGACGTCACCCACGTCCAGGTGACGGTCTCCGCCTCCGACATGACGTCCCTCGTCGTCGACCTGGCCAGGTCCAATGGCTCCTGGGGCGGCCTCATCGGCAACATCCCCGCGGGCTCCAACCGCTCCTTCCTTGCACAGGCTTTCGACTCCTCGGGTTCCCTTCTCTTCCAGGGCCAGACTGCCGGCGTCTCCATCTCCGCCAATCAGATCACCGCCGTCGCCCTCATCCTCCAGGAGGTTTCTCCCCCGCCTCCCTATGGCAACGAGGCTCCTCTCATCGACTCCCTCGTCGCCTCCACCACCTCCGTCCAGACAGGTGCCTCTCTTTCCGTCCTCCGTCCCGGCCGGCGCGTGTAACAACTGCCTGCTCACCGTCACCGTGCAGGACGGCCGCGGCGGGCAGACCTCGGGGACGCTCAACCTCTGCATCGCCTCCTCTTCGACCGAGCGCTTCGCTCCCCGCTTCACCAATTTCTACCAGTCCGCCACCTCCACCTCCCCGGGCCAGACGGTGGCCTTTGACGTC
Coding sequences within:
- a CDS encoding SIR2 family NAD-dependent protein deacylase, whose amino-acid sequence is MADAFTSDEELRRLRDRLRATAWRHVVVLTGAGISVASGLPTYRGPGGLWTRPELEEVPDAAMMAREPSRVWSLFGPLRRHLQVAAPNAAHLALAEWQARPVPGRAFTLVTQNVDGLHTRAGSRDVVELHGSLLRTRCGNPECGLPPFEDSTEHVRATPCERCGQPLRPDITLFNEPLPVDAEWAAKKALRECDLFLAVGTSGTVAPASNFVRGAKYAGAWTVLLNLTPMQPRHPDFDQEVLGRAEELLPFLLGEDA
- a CDS encoding NAD(P)-dependent alcohol dehydrogenase — encoded protein: MQTVTYSRFGSPDVLTLSDAAPTSPRSGHLVVRVHAVSINPLDSKIRRGDARLLSGTKFPKTPGLDFAGVVEQVGEGVQGFQVGDAVFGGPGSLKVGYLSERISVPARVVAKKPKSLDFEGAAAIAVVGLAAQAAVQAARIKAGDHVLINGASGGLGPYALQLAKRAGAQVTAVSGTDGVALARELGADTVVDYKREAITESGRTFDSVLELSTRLPFSEARVLLKPRGVYVDLEPGPAKLIGATLQNPFRSQQHRFVIVQSPTAALEALGRKVDAGELRPGPTRVFALSEYRRAFEVAEKGGLVGKVVVRLA
- a CDS encoding LysR family transcriptional regulator; protein product: MNVSAFDLNHARALHFLLEEAHVARAARRLGITPAAASNALRRLRSDFDDALLVRTGRTLVRTPLGEQLRGPAREVLAAAGRLFDVSAPFEPGTYDGELVLTTSDRVAEALLPALDGLLTARAPRASLAVRTVTVDVASFLRDRGGLAVVPDTTRERGLSTEKLFLEDFVCVLRKEHPLLKGAWTLRRFAAAEHILVTPLAQSRRGAVDDVLEAQGLSRRITRVVTSFALATPLLVSSDRITVLPRSFALARTRDVEVVVRTLPFELSPIVMEMAWHPGHEGDTKHLWFRGLLRDAVRAAGLQTPK
- a CDS encoding AtaL-like protein, which translates into the protein MIYSTATVPVNPEGELPLTRAQLWKGLVLKARDARLFLPPGACTRCDVVVDGEEFILREATIMGADVSELITFEPQSKVSFHQVKGPREGVIVNQVLEGADGSLHLKFYCLVGLRNGEPGSEQERNEQAAMDSEERGYKRALLSTLAQTRALVREGRI
- a CDS encoding bifunctional metallophosphatase/5'-nucleotidase, whose amino-acid sequence is MKNPTTVTSSPRSSRRVFTLLGALFTSSMLMAQPGCGDEEPQPQPEPQEPIRVQVLAFNDFHGNLEAPSGSTGRIRVPAADGGTGVDVNAGGAAYLAHHIQALRQENPQNTVVVSAGDLIGASPLASGIFHDEPTIEVMNLMGLDINSVGNHEFDEGFTELLRMQTGGCHPVDGCQAGPTFPGASFKFLSANVFTDVATRKTLFPAYNLREFQGVKVAFIGMTLEGTPLIVNPTGVSGLTFQDEADTVNALVPELKQQGVEAIVVVIHEGGLPTGSFDECPGISGPIKDLVERFDDEVDVVASGHTHQAYNCIIDGKRVTSAASNGRLLTDIDLVLDPTTRDVVETAARNVIVTRDTAHAPVAAFVQDVIGKVAPLRDRVIGQTASGLAAPVRPLPAGTSGESTLGNAVADGMLAATRSEQTGGAVIAMQNPGGVRADINAGDITFGEVFAVQPFANNMVTLTLTGAQLDTLLEQMFQPGGTSILQVSQGFAFSWSASAPRGSKVDPASITLNGEPLNPAANYRVTVNNFMAGGGDGLAVLLEGKDPRTGPIDTDVLEAYTRANNPLTTPQLGRVTLLP
- a CDS encoding CHAT domain-containing tetratricopeptide repeat protein, yielding MGGIRGWMLGVMLCCAAEAAGGEKPSEAWSREAQTAFNEASTLWDAGRYDEAIARGEHALALREAVLGGAHPDVARCLALLGSHHLLRGNSVRAEPLLHRALAIQEAAMGKVHPEVAQTLNTLARLYSAQWLSARAEPLYLRALAIREAAFGKNHPLVAESLNHLANLYLDQDLYAQAEPLYARALAIREAALGRVHPEVAQTLYDFACFYLAQGRFGQAESLYKRALAIREAALGKSHPLVADPLEWLASLYEQQGLYARARPYHERALAIRKAALGDHPPDAADTLNKLADLYLSRRLYARAEPLYARALAIREAALGKSHPLVAASLYNLAAVYHAQGLYGQAEPLHERALAILEAAHGKDHPDVTYSLVSLGRLYMVQGLFTRAEPLFTRALVIREAAFGENHPLLIEPLNHLADLYAAQGLYGLAEPLYARAMTIVEAVLGKNHPFIAPSLRGLALLYTAQRLYRQAEPLHMRALVVYEAAFGKNHPPIAESLNSLADLYSVQGLHGRARPLYERALAIQEATRGKNHPSAAKTLNHLAVVCLAQHRLAQALPLLTRAFAISEQRLRQEALGFSEEHLAHFLQFLRADEERLYALLRAHPDNARVRRLALGAAFLLKGRSVEESSNISRTVYRSLGAQDRDAFERLKGLRTELAQLSLQGPGALPPKAYQQRLDELSAQGSALEADLARRSAPLRALAALPPPAEIVDRVAAALRRDGALIELIAYMDRPLVPGPGTPKPQSSGHLRYLALVLFPDATIRFRDLGPAEPIDLAASRLRDALANRDATFQAPAQALYQLVFQPLLPLLGETRRLFLSPDGQLALVPFAALHDGHQFLVDAFDFTYVPSGKDLLLAPQEAHPPDSVVVLADPDFSAPLRAPAHAQEDTPALTSRSASAVRSRSTLRADLAQRAWDLAPLPGSRQEAEAIQRLLPRAQLFLGAEATKERLLRVPTPGILHLATHGFFLEDAPEAPASRAVVDFGALGEGPLATSAADPLLRSGIVLAGARAPAPSGSSAPQLPPESALVTALELAGLNLWGTQLVVLSACDTGRGDVKLGQGVYGLHRSFLVAGAETVVMSLWKVNDETTRELMEIYYSNLLAGQGRATALREAMRELRQTQPHPHYWAPFIAMGRDTPLRLP